One genomic region from Cellulosilyticum sp. I15G10I2 encodes:
- the rbsD gene encoding D-ribose pyranase, with protein MKKGILIHSEISYAISKLGHGDDIVIADSGLPIPNKVQRIDLALAEGIPSFMQVLNVVLSEQRVEEVIIAQEVKERNPKVYEQLLETVCNYEKTEQIKLKITEVSHEVFKMETQKAKAIIRTGEYTPYANIILRSGVVF; from the coding sequence ATGAAAAAAGGTATTCTTATTCATTCAGAAATATCTTATGCTATTAGCAAACTAGGTCATGGAGATGACATTGTTATAGCTGATAGCGGTTTACCTATTCCAAATAAAGTACAAAGAATAGATTTAGCATTAGCAGAGGGCATACCTTCTTTTATGCAAGTATTAAATGTTGTTTTAAGCGAACAACGCGTAGAGGAAGTCATTATTGCACAGGAGGTAAAAGAGCGTAACCCAAAGGTGTACGAACAACTATTAGAAACTGTTTGCAATTATGAAAAGACAGAACAGATTAAGCTTAAAATAACAGAAGTTTCTCATGAAGTATTTAAAATGGAGACTCAAAAAGCCAAGGCAATCATAAGGACAGGAGAATATACGCCTTATGCAAATATCATATTAAGATCAGGAGTGGTTTTTTAA